The Chiloscyllium plagiosum isolate BGI_BamShark_2017 chromosome 28, ASM401019v2, whole genome shotgun sequence genome includes a region encoding these proteins:
- the LOC122563872 gene encoding protein KIAA0100-like: MMGFFFPGRNVEEDETGADEEDKSKLVTTGITVNVKSRQLMVPEEPVTLATGKGVSAGLNRASGVRRSFRKLPEHPVDDIDKMKERAAMNNSFIYVKIPQVPLCVSYKGEKNIEDWKDFNLVLPCLEYHNNTWTWLDFAMAVKRDSRKALLAQVIKEKLRLKPTSGLEARGRSTELKADGNIQQQEKDEKARLLIGSKLISGDKASGKKSLFGKRK, encoded by the exons ATGATGGGTTTTTTCTTTCCTGGGCGAAATGTTGAAGAGGATGAAACAGGAGCTGATGAAGAAGATAAATCCAAACTGGTGACAACAG GGATCACAGTTAATGTGAAGTCTCGCCAGCTGATGGTGCCTGAGGAACCTGTTACCCTGGCAACTGGGAAAGGAGTCTCTGCTGGTTTAAACAGGGCTTCTGGAGTGAGGAGATCTTTCAGGAAGCTTCCAGAG CATCCAGTGGACGACATTGATAAGATGAAGGAGAGAGCCGCAATGAATAATTCCTTCATTTACGTTAAGATTCCACAGGTCCCTCTCTGTGTCAGCTACAAG GGTGAGAAGAATATTGAGGATTGGAAGGATTTCAACCTGGTCCTGCCCTGCCTGGAATACCACAACAACACGTGGACGTGGCTGGACTTCGCTATGGCTGTCAAGAGGGACAGCCGTAAGGCTCTGCTTGCTCAG GTAATAAAGGAGAAACTCCGTTTGAAACCAACCTCAGGATTGGAGGCAAGGGGAAGGAGCACGGAGCTTAAAGCAGATGGTAATATCCAGCAACAGGAGAAGGATGAGAAGGCGCGTCTGCTGATTGGGTCAAAGCTAATCTCTGGCGATAAAGCCTCAGGCAAGAAGTCACTGTTTGGGAAACGCAAGTGA
- the emc6 gene encoding ER membrane protein complex subunit 6 — translation MAAVGFKREGPQFISELAVRGNAAILDYCRTSVSALSGATAGILGLTALTGFIFYFVASFLLSVLLIVKAGRRWSKYFKSRRPLFTGGLVGGLFTYILFWTFLYGMVHVY, via the coding sequence ATGGCTGCTGTGGGTTTTAAACGAGAAGGTCCACAGTTTATCAGCGAATTAGCAGTGCGAGGAAACGCTGCCATCCTGGACTATTGCCGCACGTCTGTGTCTGCACTGTCGGGTGCCACTGCTGGGATCCTGGGGTTGACGGCACTGACAGGTTTCATCTTCTACTTTGTTGCCTCTTTCCTCCTCTCCGTGCTGCTCATTGTAAAAGCTGGACGTCGCTGGAGCAAGTATTTCAAGTCTCGCCGCCCTCTCTTCACTGGAGGCCTTGTCGGTGGCCTCTTCACCTACATCCTGTTCTGGACCTTCCTGTATGGCATGGTGCACGTTTATTGA